The Calliphora vicina chromosome 3, idCalVici1.1, whole genome shotgun sequence genome contains a region encoding:
- the Bulli gene encoding regulator of MON1-CCZ1 complex produces the protein MEHSVHYIELSKNPIRFDAVSQLTNVFFDDSNKQIFAVRSGGATGVVVKGPTEDKVISFCMTDRGAIRSIKFSPDNQILAVQRRENSVEFICFQGEQPMLQEIIVHQVKALIYGFVWVHNRECALISNSGVEIFTIVAEKNQVKSVKAMSMSIKWFAWCSEANIAVLCTADSNSCLIPVLIKQKSITKLPKLDLGSTNREVQESKVTLGQIYGIMAVLILQTSASGMIEVEVYLLNGPGLAPRKCHVLRLGLVGRFAINTVDNLIVVHHQASATSLLFDISLSGEIVNDITYHSPITAGRSIRPFALKLPSLQPDGQILQCELYSTNWVLFQPNIVIDAKLGCMWYLHLDIESLCTLISDRIRLTEFLLQRNSGKQALLKVLRQLVDDQYNGSFLPVLETIFNKINKVYASWVQLELQNQTAQPSNVKTTPKLPTPPKVLIEQIDMHTQVFQSIVEKPQCQTILLLYLQSLCKHNIAAQEDLSKMLINELILNKSFDTLRRLAEYSLLMESKAIACYLLSHSNEDPAVSQVALDMLTKIKAHEIIIEVLLGQGKVVDALRLAINTSDAGRISARKFLEAAQKSKNDMTFHSVFKYFQMCNLKQHGSMEFLKTEQCSEFVQYYNNLYKTT, from the exons atggaGCATTCTGTACATTACATAGAATTATCCAAAAATCCCATACGTTTCGATGCGGTTAGTCAAttaacaaatgtgttttttgatgatTCCAATAAGCAG ATCTTTGCCGTACGCTCTGGCGGAGCTACTGGTGTCGTTGTCAAGGGTCCCACCGAAGATAAAGTCATTTCATTTTGTATGACGGATCGAGGTGCTATTCGTTCCATAAAATTTTCTCCCGATAATCAAATTTTGGCGGTTCAAAGACGTGAAAACTCTGTAGAATTTATATGCTTTCAAGGTGAACAACCAATGCTGCAGGAAATCATAGTACATCAAGTTAAAGCCTTGATCTATGGCTTTGTTTGGGTACACAATCGGGAATGTGCCTTGATATCGAATTCGGGTGTAGAGATATTTACCATAGTGGCCGAGAAAAATCAAGTGAAATCTGTAAAAGCCATGAGTATGAGTATTAAATGGTTTGCTTGGTGTTCCGAGGCGAATATTGCGGTCTTATGTACGGCCGATAGTAATAGTTGTCTGATACCGGTATTAATAAAACAGAAATCTATAACAAAATTGCCTAAACTGGATT TGGGCAGTACAAATCGTGAAGTCCAGGAGAGTAAAGTTACTTTAGGCCAAATTTATGGCATTATGGCTGTATTGATTCTACAAACCAGTGCTTCCGGCATGATTGAGGTAGAGGTGTATTTATTAAATGGTCCAGGTTTGGCTCCACGTAAATGCCATGTTTTACGCTTGGGTTTGGTGGGACGTTTTGCCATAAATACTGTGGATAATCTGATAGTGGTACATCATCAAGCCTCGGCCACTTCTTTGCTATTTGATATTTCCCTTAGCGGTGAGATAGTGAATGATATAACGTATCATTCTCCCATCACAGCTGGCAGATCGATAAGACCTTTTGCCTTGAAATTGCCCAGTCTGCAGCCGGATGGTCAAATTTTACAATGTGAATTGT attccACCAATTGGGTACTGTTTCAGCCCAACATAGTTATTGATGCCAAATTGGGCTGCATGTGGTATCTGCACTTGGACATTGAGTCCCTGTGCACTTTAATATCAGATAGAATACGATTAACAGAATTTCTTTTGCAACGTAACAGTGGTAAACAGGCTCTGCTAAAAGTACTCAGACAATTAGTAGATGACCAATACAATGGATCATTTTTGCCAGTATTGGagaccattttcaataaaattaataaagtataTGC ATCTTGGGTCCAATTAGAACTACAAAATCAAACAGCTCAGCCCTCAAATGTTAAAACGACACCCAAATTGCCTACTCCCCCCAAAGTGTTAATCGAACAAATCGACATGCATACTCAAGTATTCCAATCGATTGTGGAGAAACCCCAATGCCAAACCATACTCTTACTTTATCTACAATCTTTGTGCAAGCATAATATAGCTGCCCAGGAAGATCTTAGCAAAATGCTAATAAATGAattgattttaaacaaaagttttgaTACTCTACGACGTTTGGCCGAGTATTCTCTGCTAATGGAATCGAAAGCTATTGCCTGTTACCTACTCTCACATTCCAATGAAGATCCTGCAGTCTCACAAGTTGCCTTAGATATGTTGACAAAAATTAAAGCTCACGAAATTATTATAGAAGTTTTGTTGGGTCAGGGTAAAGTAGTGGATGCTTTACGCTTGGCCATTAATACCAGTGATGCGGGACGTATATCGGCTAGAAAGTTTTTAGAAGCTGCTCAGAAATCTAAAAATGATATGACCTTCCATAGTGTGTTTAAGTATTTTCAAATGTGCAATTTGAAACAGCATGGCTCAATGGAGTTTTTGAAAA CTGAACAATGTTCGgaatttgttcaatattataataatttatataaaactacttAA